A genomic window from Canis lupus familiaris isolate Mischka breed German Shepherd unplaced genomic scaffold, alternate assembly UU_Cfam_GSD_1.0 chrUn_S1562H1750, whole genome shotgun sequence includes:
- the LOC119878373 gene encoding ubiquitin carboxyl-terminal hydrolase 17-like protein 6, with amino-acid sequence MYLVDTVSADMEAAHLHPSEEPQFSASPKPQSCWSKRGGAEVHGGPSVPETTSPASKTLSSPTDPLAPASAGLPPTKTPLSWKSLSQVGAGLQNMGNTCYVNATLQCLTYTEPLASYMLSQQHGTTCRRQTSCMLCTLQAHLTRVLCHPGRVLRPLPLLLAAFHRHKQEDAHEYLMFILDAMQQACLPEDKLSDPECPQDSTLIQQLFGGYWRSQIQCLHCQGISSTLEPYLDISLDIGDAHSVSQALEQLIKPELLEGENAYHCSKCLEKVPASKVLTLHTSPKVLILVLRRFSDLTGNKMTKEVQYPERLDMQHCLSEQRAGPLVYVLYAVLVHAGRSCHSGHYFCFVKAGNGQWYKMDDAKVSACDVTCALHQPAYVLFYMQKTDLERDLGRESVEEGGLASPEADPTVVGEASGEPATDPSVNLLELEECGEETSRQQMTLDQWRCLQERNRPKLELNVRRREIALPANAVILHHSKYRPEMPKNHPQQTVDLLTTAAGMLPPQVAGDVAKVPRVPGRARPTKRMSKKGQRSEEAVQGCVS; translated from the coding sequence ATGTATCTTGTGGACACTGTTTCTGCAGACATGGAggctgcccacctccacccctcagaGGAGCCTCAGTTCAGCGCCTCTCCCAAACCCCAGTCATGCTGGTCAAAGAGAGGCGGTGCTGAAGTCCACGGAGGACCCTCTGTGCCCGAGACGACATCCCCTGCATCAAAGACTCTCTCCTCCCCGACTGACCCGTTGGCTCCCGCATCAGCAGGGCTGCCTCCCACCAAGACGCCTCTGAGTTGGAAGAGCCTTTCCCAGGTGGGAGCCGGGCTTCAGAACATGGGCAACACTTGCTATGTGAATGCGACCCTACAGTGTCTGACCTACACAGAGCCCCTCGCCAGCTACATGCTGTCCCAGCAGCACGGGACCACCTGTAGGAGGCAGACATCCTGCATGCTGTGTACCCTGCAGGCTCACCTGACGCGGGTTCTCTGCCATCCTGGACGTGTGCTCCGGCCCCTGCCACTCCTGCTCGCCGCCTTCCACAGACACAAGCAGGAAGATGCCCATGAGTATCTCATGTTCATTCTGGATGCAATGCAGCAAGCGTGCTTGCCTGAGGACAAGCTCTCAGACCCTGAGTGTCCTCAGGACAGCACCCTCATCCAGCAACTCTTTGGGGGGTACTGGAGGTCTCAAATCCAGTGTCTCCACTGCCAAGGCATTTCGAGCACTCTGGAACCTTACCTGGACATCAGCCTGGACATCGGGGATGCTCACAGCGTCAGCCAAGCTTTGGAGCAGTTGATAAAGCCCGAACTGCTGGAAGGTGAAAATGCCTACCATTGTAGTAAGTGTCTGGAGAAGGTGCCTGCGTCCAAGGTGTTGACTTTGCACACTTCCCCGAAGGTCCTCATCCTGGTCTTGAGACGATTCTCAGACTTGACAGGCAACAAAATGACTAAGGAGGTGCAATATCCTGAGCGCCTTGACATGCAACACTGCCTgtctgagcagagggcaggaccCTTGGTTTATGTGCTCTATGCCGTGCTGGTGCACGCTGGGAGGAGTTGCCACAGCGGACATTACTTCTGTTTCGTAAAGGCAGGAAATGGCCAGTGGTATAAAATGGATGATGCTAAGGTCAGCGCCTGTGATGTGACTTGCGCGCTGCACCAACCTGCCTATGTCCTCTTTTATATGCAGAAGACTGATCTGGAGAGAGACCTTGGGAGGGAGTCAGTCGAGGAGGGAGGACTCGCATCTCCCGAGGCAGACCCCACGGTGGTGGGTGAGGCCTCAGGAGAGCCGGCAACGGATCCCTCCGTGAACCTTCTTGAGTTGGAGGAGTGTGGGGAAGAGACCTCAAGGCAACAAATGACATTAGACCAGTGGAGATGCCTCCAGGAACGCAATCGACCTAAGCTTGAACTCAatgtcaggagaagagaaattgctCTTCCTGCAAACGCAGTCATCCTTCACCACTCCAAATACAGACCTGAGATGCCGAAGAATCATCCTCAGCAGACCGTCGACCTGCTCACCACTGCAGCTGGGATGCTCCCACCTCAGGTGGCCGGGGACGTGGCCAAGGTCCCACGTGTGCCAGGGAGAGCCCGACCTACCAAGAGGATGAGCAAGAAGGGACAGAGGTCTGAGGAAGCAGTCCAGGGATGTGTCTCCTAA